In Lycium ferocissimum isolate CSIRO_LF1 unplaced genomic scaffold, AGI_CSIRO_Lferr_CH_V1 ctg4023, whole genome shotgun sequence, one genomic interval encodes:
- the LOC132044243 gene encoding uncharacterized protein LOC132044243 isoform X3 has protein sequence MSGTNSRLCYHSILSRYGEVLSDYPESKMTIEQQQSCLGESFPELVKRLDDALNSFAGGPPFTLQRLCEILLDARSMYSKLSKLALALEKNLLVTSTLTISSDPYASSTIQNATEPERETKSSQVQSNLVSNGVEPIASAGDADEVMAEVEEAEVEDVMTIDMDTIEAIVRSSEADTMPTSDS, from the exons ATGAGTGGGACAAACTCAAGGCTATGCTATCATTCCATCTTAAGCAGGTATGGGGAG GTCCTGTCAGATTATCCCGAGTCAAAAATGACTATCGAACAGCAGCAATCTTGTTTAGGGGAGAGCTTTCCTGAGTTGGTGAAGAGGTTGGATGATG CTCTCAATAGCTTTGCTGGAGGCCCTCCATTTACGTTGCAAAGGCTTTGTGAG ATTTTGTTGGATGCGCGGAGCATGTATTCCAAGCTGTCAAAACTTGCGTTGGCTCTAGAAAAG AATTTGTTAGTTACATCAACATTGACTATTTCCAGTGATCCATATGCATCGTCTACTATACAAAATGCAACAGAACCAGAAAGAGAAACCAAGAGTTCCCAAGTTCAATCTAATTTAGTGTCTAATGGGGTGGAACCTATAGCCAGTGCAGGTGATGCAGATGAAGTAATGGCTGAGGTAGAAGAGGCCGAAGTTGAGGATGTTATGACGATTGACATGGATACTATCGAAGCAATAGTTAGATCGTCTGAAGCAGATACTATGCCTACCAGTGATTCATAA
- the LOC132044243 gene encoding uncharacterized protein LOC132044243 isoform X1 → MREKPFIGGMESEKEMNDEQVKSVIEVMAASGKYWHEWDKLKAMLSFHLKQVLSDYPESKMTIEQQQSCLGESFPELVKRLDDALNSFAGGPPFTLQRLCEILLDARSMYSKLSKLALALEKNLLVTSTLTISSDPYASSTIQNATEPERETKSSQVQSNLVSNGVEPIASAGDADEVMAEVEEAEVEDVMTIDMDTIEAIVRSSEADTMPTSDS, encoded by the exons ATGCGCGAGAAACCCTTCATTGGCG GCATGGAATCTGAAAAGGAGATGAATGATGAACAAGTTAAGAGTGTAATTGAAGTAATGGCAGCCAGTGGCAAGTATTG GCATGAGTGGGACAAACTCAAGGCTATGCTATCATTCCATCTTAAGCAG GTCCTGTCAGATTATCCCGAGTCAAAAATGACTATCGAACAGCAGCAATCTTGTTTAGGGGAGAGCTTTCCTGAGTTGGTGAAGAGGTTGGATGATG CTCTCAATAGCTTTGCTGGAGGCCCTCCATTTACGTTGCAAAGGCTTTGTGAG ATTTTGTTGGATGCGCGGAGCATGTATTCCAAGCTGTCAAAACTTGCGTTGGCTCTAGAAAAG AATTTGTTAGTTACATCAACATTGACTATTTCCAGTGATCCATATGCATCGTCTACTATACAAAATGCAACAGAACCAGAAAGAGAAACCAAGAGTTCCCAAGTTCAATCTAATTTAGTGTCTAATGGGGTGGAACCTATAGCCAGTGCAGGTGATGCAGATGAAGTAATGGCTGAGGTAGAAGAGGCCGAAGTTGAGGATGTTATGACGATTGACATGGATACTATCGAAGCAATAGTTAGATCGTCTGAAGCAGATACTATGCCTACCAGTGATTCATAA
- the LOC132044243 gene encoding uncharacterized protein LOC132044243 isoform X2, which yields MDSPQSGMESEKEMNDEQVKSVIEVMAASGKYWHEWDKLKAMLSFHLKQVLSDYPESKMTIEQQQSCLGESFPELVKRLDDALNSFAGGPPFTLQRLCEILLDARSMYSKLSKLALALEKNLLVTSTLTISSDPYASSTIQNATEPERETKSSQVQSNLVSNGVEPIASAGDADEVMAEVEEAEVEDVMTIDMDTIEAIVRSSEADTMPTSDS from the exons atggattctCCTCAATCGG GCATGGAATCTGAAAAGGAGATGAATGATGAACAAGTTAAGAGTGTAATTGAAGTAATGGCAGCCAGTGGCAAGTATTG GCATGAGTGGGACAAACTCAAGGCTATGCTATCATTCCATCTTAAGCAG GTCCTGTCAGATTATCCCGAGTCAAAAATGACTATCGAACAGCAGCAATCTTGTTTAGGGGAGAGCTTTCCTGAGTTGGTGAAGAGGTTGGATGATG CTCTCAATAGCTTTGCTGGAGGCCCTCCATTTACGTTGCAAAGGCTTTGTGAG ATTTTGTTGGATGCGCGGAGCATGTATTCCAAGCTGTCAAAACTTGCGTTGGCTCTAGAAAAG AATTTGTTAGTTACATCAACATTGACTATTTCCAGTGATCCATATGCATCGTCTACTATACAAAATGCAACAGAACCAGAAAGAGAAACCAAGAGTTCCCAAGTTCAATCTAATTTAGTGTCTAATGGGGTGGAACCTATAGCCAGTGCAGGTGATGCAGATGAAGTAATGGCTGAGGTAGAAGAGGCCGAAGTTGAGGATGTTATGACGATTGACATGGATACTATCGAAGCAATAGTTAGATCGTCTGAAGCAGATACTATGCCTACCAGTGATTCATAA